GGGGTGTCGTTGTTGGGGTTGTGGAACTCGCTGAACGTTCCTTTTGCACCGTCGCTGTCGCCGGAGCCGAAGGCGTAGCTGATGAAGCCGACCCCCGAATAGCGGCCGATGGCCGGGTCGATGGTCAGATCCGCGTGCCCCCCGTAGGCGCGGATGTGATGGTGGGACGAATCCTCGATATGCCGCCCGAACTGGAAAACCGGCTCCACCTCGAAGGACGCCAGCTTACCCACCTTCCCAGCCAGGCGCGCCCCCACCGAGTACGTCCGCTCATTCTTCCCGTCGTGGGTGAGCCCCTCCCCGCCGGTGTCCAGGAGGCCGTAGAGGTCCAGGGCAAGGTCGTCGCCCGCGGCATAGGTGCCGTAGACGCCGTAGAGCTCGCCCATGATACCGCCGGAGTTGTCCTTCGTGTACTTGCCGGCGAAGAAATCCACGGTCAGGGGCTCCACGGGCTTCACCCCCAGCTTCACCGCATCGTAGCTCAGCCCGTCGAAGAAACTGTCGCCCCCCAGCATGAAGGTGCTACCGTAGACCAACTCCTGGCGGCCGGCCCTGAGGGTCGCCTTCTTCGAGGGGAGGCTCCCCTCCATATAGCCCTGGTAGAGACGAATCTTGTCGAAGTCCTCATCATTGTAGGTGGCATACCACTGCCCCTCGACCCGGGCCGTGAAGTAGTCGGCGGGGTTATAGGTCAGCGAGGGACGCACCCGGACCAGGAGCTGGTCGTCCCCGCTTCCCGGCGTGAAGGTATAGTCGCTGAAGTTGAAATTCCGGGTGGACTCCCCTCTTATCATGACGTCGAGACCCGCCTTCAGGGGGCCGAACCGGAGGGGTTCCTTCTCCTCGCTTCCTGCCGCCCCCTGCTCCACAACCACCGGCGCACCCTCCGCCTCTCCATCCGGAGCGGCCATTGCCGTCCCTGCCACCGCCAGCACCATTAGCGCCGCTCCTGTTGTTTTCCTTACCATCCCTGCCCTCCCTGCGTTCATGTGATTACTGCCTCGCCGCTTCTTCCGGACACGCGAGACAGTTCAGACAGTCGCGGAGGGTGCAGACGCCGCAGGAATGAAACTGAAACACCGGAATGTCGTTCAGCCTGGCGGCA
The nucleotide sequence above comes from Geobacter benzoatilyticus. Encoded proteins:
- a CDS encoding alginate export family protein gives rise to the protein MVRKTTGAALMVLAVAGTAMAAPDGEAEGAPVVVEQGAAGSEEKEPLRFGPLKAGLDVMIRGESTRNFNFSDYTFTPGSGDDQLLVRVRPSLTYNPADYFTARVEGQWYATYNDEDFDKIRLYQGYMEGSLPSKKATLRAGRQELVYGSTFMLGGDSFFDGLSYDAVKLGVKPVEPLTVDFFAGKYTKDNSGGIMGELYGVYGTYAAGDDLALDLYGLLDTGGEGLTHDGKNERTYSVGARLAGKVGKLASFEVEPVFQFGRHIEDSSHHHIRAYGGHADLTIDPAIGRYSGVGFISYAFGSGDSDGAKGTFSEFHNPNNDTPLIGDMSVIGDLSGVTAVDSGGNEVHASGLHAITLGGGVDLSDKVNISLDGHYFRAVKTPAGISKDIGFETNLILTYKVTEQVSLLAGANRFFTGGFFRDATGSGKDINYGYLQVQATF